Proteins co-encoded in one Nicotiana sylvestris chromosome 7, ASM39365v2, whole genome shotgun sequence genomic window:
- the LOC138873683 gene encoding uncharacterized protein translates to MAPYEALYGRRYHSLVEWFEPGEARLLGIDLVQYALDKVKIIQDRLRTAQSRQKSYAYRRVCDVTFMVRERVLPRVSPMNGVMRFGKKGKLSPRYIKPFEILERVGEVAYMLALPPSLSEIHPVFHVAMLRKYHGDLSHMLDFSSVQLDKVLTCEEELVAILARQVQQLRSKSYLSV, encoded by the coding sequence atggctccctatgaggcattatacggGAGGCGATACCATTCGCTGGTTGAATGGttcgagccgggggaggctcgattgttgggtatagatttggtacagtatgccttggataaggtcaagattattcaggatcgacttcgcacagctcagtctaggcagaagagttatgcctaTCGTAGAGTTTGCGATGTTACATTCATGGTTAGAGAGAGGGTATTGCcccgggtttcacccatgaatggtgtgatgaggttcggaaagaagggcaagttgagccctaggtacatTAAACcctttgagatccttgagagagtgggtgaggtggcctACATGCTCGCATTACCACCTAGTTTATCAGAAATCCATCCAGTGTTCCATGTggccatgcttcggaagtatcatggtgaTCTGTCTCATATGTTAGATTttagctcagtccagttggacaaggtttTGACTTGTGAGGAGGAGCTAGTGGCTATTCTAGCTCGACAGGTCCAGcagttgaggtctaagagttatcTTTCAGTTTGA